In one Nicotiana sylvestris chromosome 8, ASM39365v2, whole genome shotgun sequence genomic region, the following are encoded:
- the LOC138875702 gene encoding uncharacterized protein — MVKACDRCQRQGSISKRHEMPMHFVMEIEIFDVWGIDFMGPFVSSCGMKYILVVVDYVSKWVEVVSLPNNEARSVTTFLKKNIFMRFGTLRAILSDDWSRKLDDTLWAYRTAYKTPIGTSTYRLIFGKACHLPVELESKAMWALKRLNLDWAEVANLRLTQLNEKEEFHFHAYESVAMYKERMKFFHDKKILKREFKSGDLVLLFNSRLKLFPGKLKSKWSGPFKVVNVSPFGAVELESKDGL, encoded by the exons atggtcaaggcttgTGACCGATGCCAAAGGCAAGGATCAATCTCCAAGAGGcatgaaatgccaatgcactttgtgatggagatagaaatcttcgacgtgtggggaattgattttatgggtccctttgtaagctcttgtggtatgaaatatatcttggtggttgtggactatgtgtccaaatgggttgaagtagtTTCTTTACCAAACAACGAGGCAAGGAGTGTGACCACATtcttaaagaaaaacatattcatgCGGTTTGGCACTCTTAGAGCCATTCTTAGTGATG ATtggtcaaggaagctagatgacacattgtgggcataccgcacGGCATACAAAACTCCTATTGGAACTTCTACTTATCGGTTAATCTTCGGAAAGGCTTGTCATCTACCCGTGGAATTGGAGAgcaaagccatgtgggctttaaaGAGGTTAAACTTGGACTGGGCTGAAGTtgcaaatttgaggttaacacaACTCAATGAAAAGGAGGAATTCCATTTCCATGCATATGAAAGTGTAGCTATGTATAAAGAAAGGATGAAGTTTTTCCACGACAAAAAAATCTTGAAAAGGGAGTTCAAGTCGGGTGACTTGGTTTTGCTCTTCAACTCAAGGCTCAAATTGTTTCCAGGCAAGCTCAAATCAAAATGGTCCGGTCCGTTCAAAGTGGTCAATGTCTCTCCTTTTGGAGCTGTGGAATTAGAATCGAAGGATGGGCTTTGA